A portion of the Candidatus Hydrogenedentota bacterium genome contains these proteins:
- a CDS encoding 30S ribosomal protein S21, with the protein MIVVQLKEGENIERALKKFKRKYEKTGVVKELRSRQAFIKPSVAKRKQKQHAVYVQQLHENEE; encoded by the coding sequence ATGATCGTAGTACAACTAAAAGAGGGCGAAAACATTGAAAGAGCCCTAAAGAAATTCAAACGAAAATACGAAAAAACAGGTGTTGTAAAAGAACTACGCAGTCGCCAGGCCTTCATCAAGCCGTCAGTTGCAAAGCGTAAACAAAAACAGCACGCTGTCTATGTTCAGCAATTACACGAGAACGAAGAATAA